DNA sequence from the Calidithermus timidus DSM 17022 genome:
CGGGCACCAGGATGTTCTGGGCATACTCGTAGACCTCTTCTAGGCTAGCCCCGCCCCCACTGAGCCCGAACTCGAGAATGGGCTGAGCGTTGGGGTCGAAGGACTGCACGCTGGGTGGATTTACCCCACTGGGCAGGCGGCGCACTGCCGCCGAGACCTGGGCCGCGACCTGGTTGGCGGCGCTCTTCTGATCAGTGTCAGGGTTGAAGCTGACTACTACCCGGCTGTTGCCAGCGCTGCTGGAGGAGCTGATGCTGCTGATGCCGGAGAGGCTCGAGACCGCCCCCTCGATAACCTGTGTGACTTGCTGATCTACCGCGGCGGGGGTGGCCCCAGGGTACTGGGTGCTGATAAAGACTACCGGTACGTTGGCGGTGGGTAGCAGGTCCACCCCCAGGGCGCGGGTGGCCAGATAGCCAAAGAGCACTACCCCTACGAAAATTCCGATGGAGAGCACGTAGCGGGCGACCGAGAAACCCACCAGCGGGTTCACCCGCTCGAAGAGTTGGCTCTGAAGCCGACGCAGGCGGTTCATGGCCTTCCTCCTGCGGGGGGGACTCTGCTCGGCTGTGAGGACTGGTTCCCAGGCCGCAACCGCTGTCCCGGGGGACTCGAGCCATCCCGGGTCTGATCCAGGCTCACCACCGCCGATCCATCCAGTAGACCCGGCGGCGGGTTGACGATGACCTCGAGGCCACCCTCGAGGCCCCGTACCGCCGCGGTACTTGCGGCTTGAGCCAGTACAGTTACGTTTTGGACTTTTGCTTTGCCCTCATTCACTACGTAGACGTAGCTGCGCGCACCGTCATTTTGCAAAGCGGCAATGGGAAGCAAAGTACCCTGGGCCAGCCGCACGGAGTAGCTCAAGCTGCCCACAGTCCCAGCGGGTGGGGTGGCTGTGCCCACAAAGCGAGCGGTGAGATTCACGTTCTGACCGACCGGGGCTGCCGGGCGCTGGCTGAGCTTGACCTCAAAGCTCTGGCTGCCGGTGTCAAAGCGCAGCACTTGCCCCAGCGAGAGCGAGGGCGCATCGCTTGGGGGAACGCTGAAGCGCACCTGTCGCGCCGTGCTTACAAGGGTGAAGACCTGGCTGCTGGGGCTCACCGCCTCGCCCGGAGCTACCGCGATGGCTGCGATCTGCCCGTCGAAGGGGGCGCGGATGGTAGCGTTGCTCAGGTTGAGCTGGGCTAGGCGGAGCTGGTTTTGGGCTTGAGCCACAGCTAAGCGGAGCTGGGCTAGGCTTTCTTGGCTAGCCCGTTTGTTTTGCTCGAGGGCTGCTTGGGCTGCTGTTAGGTTAGCCTGCGCGGTGTTGAGCTGGCTCTTAACGGTTTGTAGCTCACTCTCTGACATACCCCCGAGCCGATGCACCTCCTGCGCCGCGGCATA
Encoded proteins:
- a CDS encoding efflux RND transporter periplasmic adaptor subunit, coding for MRLRQWITVIALVLGGGLVGYLLRSSTLPESSSISAAGSNSPAAGFQGSRSEGSGQSFGGRSAAMGQGFRGQGQSGAAIPVQTATTHTGTLIAQRQAAGTVVPVQQSQVAAQSSGRVARVLLEVGDEVRADQPVIQLEDSQLRIAVQNAELALQNARISLSSQTNATREAEARLEQQLRAAQASLAAAQASYAAAQEVHRLGGMSESELQTVKSQLNTAQANLTAAQAALEQNKRASQESLAQLRLAVAQAQNQLRLAQLNLSNATIRAPFDGQIAAIAVAPGEAVSPSSQVFTLVSTARQVRFSVPPSDAPSLSLGQVLRFDTGSQSFEVKLSQRPAAPVGQNVNLTARFVGTATPPAGTVGSLSYSVRLAQGTLLPIAALQNDGARSYVYVVNEGKAKVQNVTVLAQAASTAAVRGLEGGLEVIVNPPPGLLDGSAVVSLDQTRDGSSPPGQRLRPGNQSSQPSRVPPAGGRP